The proteins below are encoded in one region of Sulfolobus sp. A20:
- a CDS encoding anthranilate synthase component I: MEVYPISDFASPFDVFKCIEKKYEVASLLESIVGPQYKSRYSIIAWDTKSHIEIHGDPLEVLQSYIRNMEILEIPGLFKGGMIGYISYDAIRFWEKVKDLKPNAENWPTAEFFIPNNIIIYDHNDGKVYVNADISSIGGCEDVENFSLSFYDESLNKDNFMKSVSDTLEYIRAGYAFQVVLSRFYRYLFKGDSLKIYYNLRKINPSPYMFYLKFKDRYLIGSSPELLFRIQDNIVESYPIAGTRPRGNDPEEDLKLELELLNSEKDKAEHLMLVDLARNDLGKVSVPGTVKVPELMFIEKYSHVQHIVSRVIGMLKKRNNVLDVIQATFPAGTVSGAPKPMAMNIIETLEEYKRGPYAGAVGFISSDGNAEFAITIRTAFINKDLLRIHAGAGIVYDSNPESEYYETEHKLMALKIALGVK; encoded by the coding sequence GTGGAAGTCTATCCAATAAGTGATTTTGCATCACCGTTTGATGTATTTAAATGTATTGAGAAAAAGTACGAAGTAGCTTCTCTGCTGGAAAGTATTGTAGGTCCACAATATAAATCTAGATATAGTATCATTGCATGGGATACTAAAAGTCACATTGAAATTCATGGAGATCCATTGGAAGTCCTTCAAAGTTATATTAGAAATATGGAAATTCTTGAGATACCAGGCTTATTTAAAGGCGGAATGATTGGTTATATTAGTTATGATGCGATAAGATTTTGGGAGAAGGTAAAGGATCTTAAGCCTAATGCTGAAAATTGGCCTACTGCGGAATTTTTTATCCCAAATAATATCATAATTTATGACCACAACGATGGTAAGGTATACGTTAACGCTGATATAAGTAGCATAGGCGGTTGTGAAGATGTAGAGAATTTCTCTCTAAGCTTTTACGATGAATCTCTAAATAAAGATAATTTCATGAAATCAGTTTCAGATACCTTAGAGTACATAAGAGCTGGTTATGCGTTTCAAGTAGTTTTATCTAGATTTTATAGATATTTGTTTAAAGGAGACTCACTTAAAATATATTATAATTTAAGGAAAATTAATCCTTCCCCTTACATGTTTTATCTTAAATTTAAGGATAGATATCTAATAGGATCTAGCCCAGAGTTACTATTCCGAATTCAAGATAATATTGTGGAAAGCTATCCTATTGCTGGAACTAGACCAAGAGGCAATGACCCAGAGGAGGATTTAAAACTTGAACTTGAGTTACTCAACTCTGAAAAAGATAAGGCTGAGCATCTGATGTTAGTTGATTTAGCTAGGAATGATTTAGGTAAAGTTTCTGTACCTGGAACTGTCAAAGTACCGGAGCTCATGTTTATTGAAAAATATAGTCATGTGCAACACATAGTTTCTAGGGTTATTGGAATGTTAAAGAAGAGAAATAATGTTTTAGACGTTATACAAGCTACTTTCCCTGCAGGTACAGTAAGTGGTGCACCTAAGCCTATGGCAATGAATATTATAGAAACTTTAGAGGAATATAAAAGAGGACCTTATGCTGGAGCTGTAGGGTTTATTTCCTCTGATGGAAATGCTGAGTTTGCAATAACTATAAGGACAGCGTTCATAAATAAAGATCTGTTAAGAATTCATGCAGGTGCCGGCATTGTTTATGACTCTAATCCAGAATCTGAATATTATGAGACTGAACATAAGTTAATGGCACTAAAAATAGCCCTAGGTGTTAAGTAA
- the trpD gene encoding anthranilate phosphoribosyltransferase produces MNINEILKKLVDRKSLTVEEAESLAKQIINSQIPEILTSAILVALRMKGESSDEIVGFAKAMREMAIKIDVPNAVDTAGTGGDGFGTVNVSTAVAILLSLVNPVAKHGNKAISSKSGSADFLEALGYNITIGPERAKELISKYNFVFLFAPLYHPAMKNVANVRRTLGIRTIFNILGPLTNPAGAKYQLMGVFSKGYADLLAESISVMDFNKVILVHGEPGIDEVTLQGKTYLYIIKKSSIEKLTLNVSDFGIDEVPIDKLIVNSAEDSAIRVLRASIGKDEYVEKFIRVNASVGLFLLGKVSDFKEGYNYAGELLKEKFVEKIKELISANGDMNKLNNLLVKVIGN; encoded by the coding sequence ATGAATATTAATGAAATTTTAAAGAAATTAGTCGATAGAAAATCTTTAACTGTAGAAGAAGCAGAGAGTTTAGCTAAACAAATAATTAATAGTCAAATCCCTGAAATTTTAACTTCAGCAATTTTAGTAGCGTTGAGAATGAAGGGAGAGAGTTCAGATGAAATTGTAGGTTTTGCTAAGGCTATGAGGGAAATGGCAATTAAAATTGATGTACCTAATGCGGTTGATACTGCGGGTACAGGTGGAGATGGTTTTGGAACTGTTAACGTTAGTACTGCTGTAGCGATATTGCTTAGTTTAGTTAACCCGGTAGCTAAACATGGGAATAAAGCAATTAGTAGTAAGAGCGGTAGTGCTGATTTTTTAGAGGCATTAGGTTATAACATAACCATAGGTCCAGAAAGGGCTAAGGAATTAATATCTAAGTACAATTTTGTATTTCTCTTTGCTCCCCTATATCATCCAGCAATGAAGAATGTTGCTAATGTAAGAAGGACCTTAGGCATAAGGACGATATTTAATATATTAGGACCCTTAACTAATCCTGCTGGAGCAAAATATCAGCTAATGGGAGTCTTTTCCAAGGGTTACGCTGACCTATTAGCTGAGAGCATATCAGTTATGGACTTTAATAAGGTTATATTAGTCCACGGAGAGCCCGGAATAGACGAGGTGACTCTTCAAGGAAAAACTTATTTGTATATAATTAAAAAGTCCTCAATTGAAAAACTAACGTTAAATGTCTCTGATTTTGGTATAGATGAAGTTCCTATTGATAAATTAATTGTAAACTCTGCAGAGGATTCAGCAATTAGAGTGCTTAGGGCATCTATTGGAAAGGATGAGTATGTGGAGAAGTTTATAAGAGTTAATGCCTCAGTTGGGCTCTTCCTCTTAGGAAAGGTAAGTGATTTTAAAGAAGGTTATAATTATGCTGGAGAATTGTTAAAAGAAAAATTTGTAGAAAAAATAAAAGAATTGATTTCTGCAAATGGTGATATGAATAAATTAAATAATTTGTTGGTGAAGGTAATTGGTAATTAA
- a CDS encoding N-glycosylase/DNA lyase, whose product MLRSLVQNLKIRAKVLERVEEFKLNNSASEDVWFKELVLCILTANSSFISAYKALQCLGEDIYYASEDKLRDDLISCGYRFYNLKARYMFLAREQVYTKLKSQIKPIADLDQFLAREKLLRIKGLGMKEASHFLRNVGYFNLAIIDRHIISFLKEIGVLREVKHLTKKKYIFLENILRSISYTLNLDVGVLDLFIWYKETKTIVK is encoded by the coding sequence GTGCTAAGAAGTCTAGTTCAAAATCTCAAAATAAGAGCAAAAGTGTTAGAAAGGGTTGAGGAGTTTAAGTTAAATAATTCTGCTAGTGAGGATGTGTGGTTTAAGGAGTTAGTCCTTTGTATACTTACTGCTAATTCCTCGTTTATTTCAGCCTATAAAGCATTACAATGTTTAGGAGAAGATATTTATTACGCTAGTGAGGATAAATTACGTGACGATCTAATATCCTGTGGGTATAGGTTCTATAATTTAAAGGCTAGATATATGTTCTTAGCTCGTGAGCAAGTATATACAAAACTGAAAAGCCAGATTAAGCCCATTGCTGACTTAGATCAATTTCTAGCTAGGGAAAAGTTGTTACGAATTAAAGGCCTAGGAATGAAGGAAGCTAGTCATTTTCTGAGAAATGTTGGGTATTTCAATTTAGCTATAATAGATAGACACATAATCAGCTTTCTAAAAGAAATTGGAGTATTAAGAGAAGTTAAACATCTAACTAAAAAGAAGTACATATTTCTTGAAAATATTTTAAGAAGTATATCATATACATTAAATTTAGACGTAGGTGTGCTCGACTTATTTATATGGTATAAAGAGACTAAAACTATTGTAAAATAG
- a CDS encoding valine--tRNA ligase: protein MEEWPKHYNPKEIEEKWQRIWLSEEYWRDVFRFREEDTNSPTYVIDTPPPFTSGELHMGHAYWVTISDTIGRFKRLEGYNVLLPQGWDTQGLPTELKVQYRLKIPKENRELFLKKCIEWTEDMIKKMKEAMIRLGYRPEWERYEYKTYEPNYRKIIQKSLLDMYRMNLIEIREGPVIWCPKCETALAQSEIGYLEREGILAYIKFPVKEGGEIIIATTRPELLAATQAVAVNPTDERYKDYVGKTAIVPIFNQEVKIIVDEMVEKEFGTGAVMISTYGDPQDIKWQLKYNLKTRIVIDEKGRIANTNGILDGLTIDQARKKIIDILQKNQYLVEIKHIKHNVLSHTERSDCLSPVEFLVKKQIYIKTLQFKPKLLEEYKKMKFKPSRMSYYLEEWINNIEWDWNISRQRLYGTPLPFWYCDNGHLIPARDEDLPIDPVKAKPPVDKCPKCGFDLKPVTDVADVWIDSSVTVLYLTKFYENKELFNRIFPASLRLQGTDIIRTWLFYTYFRTLMLANNIPFTNVLVNGQVLGPDGTRMSKSKGNVVSPLDKIDEYGADSIRMTLLDASIGDDFPFKWDTVKGKKLLLQKLWNASRLVYPFIAKIRIDKPEKLSNVDKWILQEHKKFVEKVINAYRNFDFYVVIQEMYSYFWEIIADEYLEMIKHRLFQDDASAKYTIQRVIRDIIILLHPIAPHITEEIYSRLFGYKKSVLLEGLPNVDDIIIDSEIEKLGEAIKKFNSMVRSEKIKNRISMNTPVNVKFYANKDVIKYLEDVKDDLMKTLKIVNLEFIVTNDGEEKVEIKVNNSSQSMGV, encoded by the coding sequence ATGGAAGAGTGGCCAAAACATTATAACCCTAAAGAGATTGAGGAGAAATGGCAGAGGATATGGTTAAGTGAAGAGTATTGGAGAGATGTATTTAGGTTTAGAGAAGAGGACACTAATTCCCCAACTTATGTAATAGATACTCCTCCGCCTTTTACAAGTGGAGAGCTACATATGGGTCACGCATACTGGGTTACTATATCAGATACTATAGGTAGATTCAAGAGATTAGAAGGTTATAATGTACTTTTACCACAAGGTTGGGACACTCAAGGCTTGCCTACTGAATTAAAAGTACAGTATAGATTGAAAATTCCTAAAGAGAATAGAGAACTATTTCTCAAGAAATGCATAGAATGGACTGAGGATATGATAAAGAAAATGAAAGAAGCTATGATAAGATTAGGATACAGACCAGAATGGGAAAGATATGAGTATAAAACTTATGAGCCTAACTATAGAAAAATCATTCAGAAAAGCCTATTAGATATGTATAGAATGAATCTCATAGAAATACGAGAAGGTCCTGTGATTTGGTGCCCTAAATGCGAAACGGCATTAGCTCAAAGTGAAATAGGATACTTAGAGAGAGAAGGTATTTTAGCTTATATAAAATTTCCAGTCAAGGAAGGCGGTGAAATCATTATTGCAACTACTAGACCAGAATTATTAGCTGCTACTCAAGCAGTGGCAGTTAATCCAACTGATGAAAGATATAAGGACTACGTTGGTAAGACGGCAATTGTACCTATATTTAATCAAGAGGTAAAAATTATCGTCGATGAGATGGTAGAGAAGGAATTTGGTACTGGTGCTGTAATGATTAGTACTTATGGAGATCCACAAGATATAAAATGGCAATTGAAGTATAATCTAAAAACGAGAATAGTAATTGATGAGAAAGGGAGGATAGCAAATACTAATGGGATTTTAGACGGATTAACTATAGATCAAGCCAGGAAAAAGATAATTGATATACTCCAAAAAAATCAATATTTAGTAGAAATTAAACACATAAAGCATAATGTTTTGTCTCATACAGAAAGAAGTGATTGTTTATCCCCGGTAGAATTCTTAGTTAAGAAACAAATATACATAAAGACATTACAATTTAAACCAAAATTATTAGAAGAATATAAAAAGATGAAATTTAAACCCAGCAGAATGTCCTATTATTTAGAAGAATGGATAAACAACATAGAATGGGATTGGAACATCAGCAGACAAAGACTTTACGGAACACCGTTGCCTTTCTGGTATTGCGACAATGGTCATTTAATACCTGCTAGAGATGAAGATCTGCCAATAGACCCAGTTAAGGCTAAGCCACCAGTAGACAAATGCCCAAAATGCGGATTTGATTTGAAACCAGTTACAGATGTAGCAGATGTTTGGATAGATTCCAGCGTAACTGTACTTTACCTAACCAAATTCTATGAAAATAAAGAGTTATTTAATCGAATATTCCCAGCCTCCTTGAGATTACAAGGAACAGACATAATTAGAACTTGGCTCTTCTATACATATTTTAGAACTCTGATGTTAGCTAATAATATACCATTTACCAATGTTTTAGTCAATGGGCAAGTTTTAGGTCCGGATGGAACTAGGATGAGTAAGAGTAAAGGAAATGTTGTTTCACCTTTAGATAAGATAGATGAGTATGGCGCTGACTCTATAAGAATGACGTTGCTTGATGCAAGTATAGGCGATGATTTTCCATTTAAGTGGGATACCGTTAAAGGTAAAAAATTATTGCTTCAAAAGCTTTGGAACGCTTCCAGACTGGTGTATCCCTTTATAGCTAAAATAAGGATTGATAAACCAGAAAAATTGAGCAATGTAGACAAGTGGATCTTGCAAGAACACAAGAAATTTGTTGAAAAAGTGATTAATGCATATAGAAACTTCGACTTTTATGTAGTGATTCAAGAGATGTATAGTTACTTCTGGGAAATAATAGCGGATGAATACTTAGAAATGATAAAACATAGACTATTCCAAGATGACGCCTCTGCGAAATACACGATTCAGAGAGTGATAAGGGATATAATAATACTACTTCATCCAATTGCTCCTCACATCACAGAGGAGATTTATAGTAGACTATTTGGTTATAAAAAGAGCGTACTATTAGAAGGATTACCAAATGTAGACGATATTATTATAGATAGTGAAATTGAAAAATTAGGAGAAGCTATAAAGAAGTTTAACTCTATGGTAAGGTCAGAAAAAATAAAGAATAGAATATCAATGAATACACCAGTTAATGTAAAATTCTACGCAAATAAAGATGTTATAAAGTATTTAGAAGACGTGAAAGATGATTTAATGAAAACGCTGAAAATAGTCAACTTAGAGTTTATTGTTACTAATGATGGAGAAGAAAAAGTAGAAATAAAAGTTAATAATAGCTCTCAGTCCATGGGAGTTTAA
- the trpA gene encoding tryptophan synthase subunit alpha, which produces MLVVYMTLGYPDVENFLKFITSLESAGADVLELGIPPKYAKYDGPVIRKSYDRVKTQIKDIWRLMRQVRDSLSIPIVALTYLEDWINELKTFLDKLRENGINGVLFPDLLIDYIDDFEKYDKEIKAIGLKNVIFTSPSVPDLLINKVSRISDLFLYYGVRPTTGIPIPVSLNELITRVRKLVENKLVVGFGLSNDDDIKEALSAGADGIAIGTLFIEEMGKGNLENAIRLVKKFRGLLDEY; this is translated from the coding sequence ATGCTAGTAGTTTATATGACCCTAGGTTACCCCGATGTGGAAAATTTCCTAAAGTTTATAACTAGTTTAGAGAGTGCTGGTGCTGACGTTTTGGAATTAGGTATACCCCCAAAGTATGCTAAGTATGACGGCCCAGTTATAAGGAAAAGCTATGATAGAGTTAAGACTCAAATTAAGGATATTTGGAGGTTAATGAGACAAGTAAGGGATAGTTTAAGTATACCTATTGTTGCCTTAACTTATTTAGAGGATTGGATTAATGAACTTAAAACGTTTTTAGACAAGTTAAGGGAAAATGGCATCAACGGTGTTCTATTCCCAGATTTATTAATTGATTATATAGATGATTTTGAGAAATATGATAAGGAGATTAAAGCGATTGGATTAAAGAACGTAATATTTACTTCTCCTTCTGTTCCAGATTTACTAATAAACAAAGTGTCAAGGATTTCAGATTTATTTTTATACTATGGCGTTAGACCTACTACAGGAATTCCTATTCCTGTATCGTTAAACGAGTTAATTACTAGAGTTAGGAAACTGGTAGAGAATAAACTTGTAGTTGGTTTTGGTTTATCAAACGATGATGATATCAAAGAAGCTTTGTCAGCAGGAGCAGATGGTATAGCGATAGGTACGTTGTTTATAGAAGAAATGGGGAAAGGTAATTTGGAAAACGCTATTAGGTTAGTTAAGAAGTTTAGGGGATTGTTAGATGAATATTAA
- a CDS encoding pyridoxal phosphate-dependent aminotransferase — protein MSSSFSSNISQLTGESTLLYKEIARNVEKNKKIKIVDFGVGQPDILTFKRIRESAKRALDEGFTSYTSALGIEELRGKIAEYLNQKYGSDIKLDEVIVTPGAKTALFLAFILYVNQGDEVILFDPSFYSYAEVVKLLGGKPIYSPLKWNKSEGFSVDIEDLRSKITKKTKMIVFNNPHNPTGSLFSHSDVERIIEIARENKILLLSDEIYDHFVYEGRMKSVLEDSNWRDYVIYINGFSKTFSMTGWRLGYIIANKEAITKMGILASNIYTCPTSFAQKGALEAFNTFDEVNEMVKLFRKRRDLIYDELSKIKGIQVSKPNGAFYIFPNVGEILKIANIDVKTLAIRLIESKGVVTIPGEVFPLNVGKQFLRLSYAVNENVIKEGVERIREFIEGMMKP, from the coding sequence GTGTCCTCATCATTCAGTTCTAATATTAGCCAGTTGACCGGAGAAAGTACATTACTTTATAAGGAAATTGCTAGAAACGTAGAGAAAAATAAGAAAATTAAGATCGTAGATTTTGGAGTAGGTCAACCAGATATTTTGACGTTTAAGCGGATAAGGGAGTCGGCTAAGAGAGCTTTAGATGAAGGATTCACTTCCTATACTTCAGCCTTAGGTATAGAAGAATTAAGAGGAAAGATTGCAGAATATTTAAATCAGAAATATGGAAGCGATATTAAGCTTGACGAAGTAATTGTAACACCAGGTGCTAAGACGGCACTTTTCCTCGCGTTTATCTTATATGTTAATCAAGGAGATGAGGTGATTCTATTTGACCCATCCTTCTATTCATATGCAGAAGTAGTAAAGTTGTTAGGTGGTAAGCCAATTTATTCTCCCCTAAAGTGGAATAAATCAGAAGGGTTCTCAGTTGATATTGAGGATCTTAGAAGTAAGATTACTAAAAAGACTAAAATGATAGTTTTCAATAATCCTCATAATCCTACTGGTTCTCTTTTTTCGCATAGTGATGTAGAGAGAATAATAGAAATAGCTAGAGAGAATAAAATATTATTACTCTCAGATGAGATATACGATCATTTTGTATACGAAGGTAGAATGAAAAGTGTGCTTGAAGATAGTAATTGGAGGGATTACGTGATTTATATTAATGGGTTTAGTAAGACTTTTTCAATGACCGGTTGGAGGCTAGGGTATATAATAGCCAATAAAGAAGCTATAACGAAAATGGGCATTTTAGCTTCAAACATTTACACTTGTCCTACGAGTTTCGCTCAAAAGGGTGCATTAGAAGCCTTTAACACTTTTGATGAAGTCAATGAAATGGTAAAACTATTCAGGAAGAGAAGGGATTTAATATATGATGAATTAAGTAAGATTAAAGGTATACAGGTCTCGAAACCTAATGGTGCGTTTTATATATTTCCTAATGTAGGAGAAATTTTAAAAATAGCTAACATTGATGTTAAGACTTTAGCAATAAGGCTTATTGAGAGTAAAGGTGTAGTGACGATACCAGGGGAGGTATTTCCGTTAAATGTCGGTAAGCAGTTCTTAAGGTTAAGTTATGCTGTTAACGAAAACGTTATAAAAGAAGGTGTAGAAAGGATAAGAGAGTTTATAGAAGGGATGATGAAACCCTGA
- a CDS encoding aminodeoxychorismate/anthranilate synthase component II, whose translation MDLTLIIDNYDSFVYNIAQAVGELGSYPIVVRNDEISLKGIERISPDRIIISPGPGTPEKKEDIGISVDVIKYFGKRIPILGICLGHQSIGYAFGAVIRRAKKVFHGKISNIILVNNEIPIIYSGLPKEFKATRYHSLVVDNVKSPLVIDAVSKEDGEIMAIHHVEYPIFGVQFHPESIGTQLGQKIFYNFLNRI comes from the coding sequence ATGGACTTAACATTAATAATAGATAATTATGATAGTTTTGTGTATAACATAGCACAAGCTGTGGGAGAATTAGGAAGCTATCCAATAGTAGTTAGGAACGATGAGATAAGCTTGAAGGGTATAGAGAGGATCAGCCCGGACAGGATAATTATCTCTCCCGGTCCTGGTACGCCGGAAAAGAAGGAGGACATAGGTATAAGTGTGGACGTGATTAAATACTTCGGAAAGAGGATTCCCATACTAGGAATATGTTTGGGTCATCAGTCTATAGGTTATGCTTTCGGTGCTGTAATTAGGAGGGCTAAAAAAGTATTTCATGGGAAAATTAGTAATATTATCTTGGTTAACAATGAAATACCAATAATTTACTCTGGATTGCCTAAGGAGTTTAAGGCTACAAGATATCATAGTCTTGTAGTTGATAATGTCAAATCACCTCTAGTCATTGATGCTGTCTCGAAAGAGGACGGTGAGATTATGGCTATACACCACGTAGAGTATCCAATATTCGGTGTTCAATTTCACCCAGAAAGCATAGGGACACAACTAGGTCAGAAGATATTTTATAATTTCCTAAACAGAATATGA
- a CDS encoding N-(5'-phosphoribosyl)anthranilate isomerase, whose protein sequence is MVIKLKICGNATISDILELDKLDVDYIGVITDPISTRFVKTELLSIIKGRINKPIVSVKVNGNIIDLLKELKNVDYLQIHRVLNDKELEILKSYDTKRIIFYVPASREYKGYFKKVVDFADLVLIDSLIKGVSVDLEVVRELFSEYPYLGVGGKINLDNIYQFITFNPKWIDISSSIEIYPGKKSLDKVKKLVEVVKRGSLSNK, encoded by the coding sequence TTGGTAATTAAATTAAAAATTTGTGGAAATGCTACGATTTCAGATATTCTAGAACTTGACAAATTAGACGTGGATTATATAGGTGTCATAACAGATCCTATCAGTACTAGATTTGTTAAAACTGAACTACTATCAATAATTAAAGGCCGTATCAATAAGCCTATTGTTAGTGTTAAAGTAAATGGAAATATAATTGATTTACTTAAGGAACTTAAAAATGTAGATTATTTGCAAATCCATAGAGTATTGAATGACAAAGAATTGGAAATTTTAAAATCATATGACACTAAAAGGATAATTTTTTATGTGCCGGCATCTCGCGAATATAAGGGCTACTTTAAGAAAGTCGTGGATTTTGCTGATCTCGTACTGATTGACTCATTAATTAAAGGTGTTAGTGTAGACTTGGAAGTTGTGAGAGAGTTGTTTAGTGAATATCCATATTTAGGTGTAGGTGGCAAAATAAACTTGGATAATATATATCAGTTTATCACTTTTAATCCTAAGTGGATTGATATTTCGAGTAGCATAGAAATTTATCCCGGGAAGAAGTCGTTAGATAAAGTGAAAAAGTTAGTAGAGGTAGTAAAGCGTGGAAGTCTATCCAATAAGTGA
- a CDS encoding NAD(P)/FAD-dependent oxidoreductase codes for MRVAIIGGGVAGSTLAYLLSKKANHEVTIFDINEKYVKPCGDIVPNIYTPPFNWEVKFNIKRFSFRIDGERIYDVEYSHTKWLVIDKWNWINSMRKHAKIVVSHEALKEKFDYVIDSRGPYPLDRQVVYTTRAIIETKSFDDKAVIEFNTKYTGFYWIFPSGENEYNVGAGFLEYKNSKSLLNEYLRERFKDYRIKDVRGAPISIGIPSIKKGRVGEARGLVFPLSGEGIRPSAISAEYAFEAIHKGKELDDYLDDKLKIFEKRINIQLMLLNIYKYSSISLRRTLMKTFFKNDVLIDAYLEDKIDLDGIVESIKSVKGNGYISREF; via the coding sequence ATGAGGGTAGCAATAATTGGAGGCGGAGTGGCAGGATCCACATTAGCGTATTTATTATCAAAGAAAGCCAATCATGAAGTCACAATCTTTGATATAAATGAGAAGTATGTTAAACCTTGTGGTGATATTGTACCAAATATCTATACACCACCTTTTAATTGGGAAGTTAAGTTTAACATAAAGAGGTTCTCCTTTCGCATAGATGGAGAAAGGATTTATGACGTAGAGTACTCTCATACTAAATGGCTAGTTATAGATAAGTGGAATTGGATAAATAGTATGCGTAAACACGCAAAGATCGTAGTTTCGCATGAAGCATTAAAAGAGAAATTTGATTATGTTATAGATAGCAGGGGTCCATATCCATTAGATAGGCAAGTAGTTTATACAACACGAGCAATAATTGAAACTAAGAGCTTTGATGATAAGGCGGTGATTGAGTTTAATACCAAGTATACTGGATTTTATTGGATATTTCCTAGTGGAGAAAATGAATATAATGTAGGGGCAGGGTTTTTGGAATATAAAAATTCTAAGAGTCTACTAAATGAATACTTGAGAGAGAGATTTAAGGATTATAGGATTAAGGACGTTAGAGGTGCCCCCATTAGTATCGGAATCCCTTCTATTAAGAAAGGTAGAGTAGGTGAGGCAAGAGGACTTGTATTTCCGTTGAGCGGAGAAGGAATTAGACCATCTGCCATTTCAGCTGAGTACGCGTTTGAAGCTATTCATAAGGGTAAGGAGCTGGATGACTATTTAGATGATAAGTTAAAAATTTTTGAAAAAAGGATAAATATTCAACTAATGTTGCTTAATATCTACAAATATTCGAGTATATCCTTGAGGAGAACTTTGATGAAAACGTTCTTTAAAAACGATGTACTCATAGACGCTTATTTGGAAGATAAGATAGATTTAGATGGTATAGTAGAATCAATTAAAAGTGTGAAAGGAAATGGATATATTAGTAGAGAATTCTAA
- the trpC gene encoding indole-3-glycerol phosphate synthase TrpC: MPRYLKGWLKEVVDLSLKRTPISMSRQRQIISLYDRIIEFNRSNITAIIAEYKTNSPSGLKVEMDPIHYAKFMEKYAVGLSVLTEEKFFNGSYEVLRKIANSVSLPILMKDFVVKESQIDDAYNLGADSVLLIVRILTERELEGLLEYARTYNMEPLVEVTNESELEIALRLGARFIGVNSRDLETLAIDKEKQKKILSLIPSNIVKVAESGISNKNEIEELKKFGANAFLVGTSLMNNPEKIKEFI; the protein is encoded by the coding sequence ATGCCTAGATACTTAAAAGGTTGGCTTAAGGAAGTAGTAGATTTATCTCTAAAGAGGACTCCTATTAGTATGTCTCGTCAAAGACAAATTATTTCTTTATATGATAGGATTATTGAATTTAATAGATCAAATATTACTGCAATTATAGCTGAGTATAAGACAAACTCCCCGTCTGGGCTAAAAGTAGAGATGGATCCAATACATTACGCTAAATTTATGGAAAAATATGCAGTAGGTCTTAGTGTATTAACTGAGGAGAAATTTTTTAACGGTTCTTATGAGGTGCTAAGAAAGATAGCTAATTCAGTATCACTACCTATTCTTATGAAAGACTTCGTTGTAAAGGAATCTCAAATAGATGATGCTTATAACCTCGGAGCAGATTCCGTTCTTTTGATAGTCAGAATTTTAACTGAAAGGGAATTAGAGGGATTATTGGAATATGCAAGGACCTATAATATGGAACCGCTAGTGGAGGTCACTAATGAGTCAGAACTAGAGATCGCTTTAAGACTAGGAGCTAGGTTCATAGGAGTCAACTCACGAGATTTAGAAACTCTAGCAATAGATAAGGAGAAGCAGAAGAAGATTCTCTCTCTAATACCCTCTAACATAGTAAAGGTTGCTGAAAGTGGAATATCAAATAAAAATGAAATAGAGGAGTTAAAGAAATTTGGCGCTAATGCTTTTCTGGTTGGAACATCTTTAATGAATAATCCAGAGAAGATCAAAGAATTTATATGA